Sequence from the Equus quagga isolate Etosha38 chromosome 15, UCLA_HA_Equagga_1.0, whole genome shotgun sequence genome:
GAGGGCAGGCTGGCTTTGAGGGGAGAGGGACCAACACCATGTCAAAGGCGTATTCTATTTGCATAGGTCGCTTGTCACTCACGTGTGTCCTGGAGGACTGAGCAGTTGGTGGAAAGGCCACTGTGAGCCAAGCTGGCCTCCTGGGGCTAAGAGGGGCAGATGGGCAAATGGTGTGATCAGCACTgtttccaaaactgaaccaaagAACATTATTCCTAGAAGGAATTGTTAACTCCCCCAAAATCAGTTGTTTTCCTCCCACTCCTGTCTAGTTTTCTTAAACAGGCCTGTGTGTAAAGGATGTACTCAGATATACATTTGACCCCATTCAAAGTCTCTCCTACTGAACCGACCTCCAAACAAACGGTCAGCACCACACTCCGAACGCCGACTCCACGCTCTCGGGCACCTGCTAACAAAGCTCTGTTGACACCGGGCGCTACCAACTCAACGAGAAGCTTCAGGAAAATTAACTGTGAACTTCTGACTCTTTATGATCGCACTTTGTATAGAGACCTACagccaaaaaaaacccagactcGCAGATGTTCAACGAGGTCCTGGCAACAATTTCCCCCGATGGAAAGAGGCGCGGAGCCAGCACCCGCAGCCTTCGGTCAGACGTGTCCTAAGCCACACCCAGCAGGCTCACTGTGATACTAGCTGAGATAGTCGCGTCCCAGTACTGCAGTCACACGGCTCAAAACCTCCACGGGGGCAGGAAAACCAGAGAGCCGAGCGTCAAGATCTCTCTGCATGATGCAACACAGCCCGTGTGTCACCCAGGCCTGACACGCCCGAGGCCTAAGGAGACCCCATTAAATCCTAAGAAGGGAACAAGGGACATGCTGCAGCCTCCAGAGACAAGTCAAaggtaggtttttttttctcagtttctccctttctccgggcaataaaaaggaaagggaagaggaactTCCCTCTTGAAGTCGTGGTGATTTCTTGTtaagtacatatataaatacagacGTGTTGAAAGCacattcttaataaaattattaataactCAAGGTCAGGATGGGAGGAGTCATCTGCTGTGGGATCACAGGGTCTGGTTTTTAGTGTGTTCCCTATTTTTATGACTTGACGCTGGTGTGCAGAGCGGCCCTTCGTGACCAGCTCTGATGGTGCAACACAGTTTCTGATGTTTCCCCGGACGCCCAGGTACCTGAGCTCCACACGCCCCTTGACACTGCACACGTGATTCCCCTGAAGGCTAAGGATTTCTCtaaactaaaattagaaaacaataaaacacagcTGTGTGTGTGCGGGCACGggcgcacacatacacaccccaaTCACCAAATTTATAGGTTGTCTTTATAACTTGAAACAGGCCCAGAAGCTGGAAGTAGGGTTCCCTCTTGAAACAGAAAACTAGAAAGAACCAGCAcccaacaaataaaaaaaaaagctactagtAGGAACCCATCCTCAGGGAAAAGCATAAATGCTGTTGAGGACACATGATGACACCCAAGGTTAAAGAAGGTGCTCAGAAAAACAGCATTTCACTCAAAGAATTACCTTGGGCAGAGAGATAGATAAATAGGGTGGTCTGCCCAGAACCCAGGAAAGGGCTCCAGGGGGCCAGCAGGAGCCTCGCTCAACAGAGGAGACTGCAGGCTGGCTGACACACTGCTCAGGTGTGCTATGGCCACGACAGCACTCCAACTGTGGACACGCCAGACCAGGgcacccctccccccgcccccaggctctCAGCTTCATGTCCACGCTCACAGCACAATGCCCAGTGACTAATCTGGCTTCccaaaaatcttcattttttttaatgatttaaaagatgttttactccatttttttcagctttattgagatacaattgacatacaacattgtgtaagtttagggTGTACAATGTATTGATTTCCAAAAATCTTGATAATGAAAGAGAGATAGCCTGGCTAGGGAATAAAATTAGTCTTCATAAAGCTAATGTTTTATCTTTcacaataaatgaagaaattggaCATCCGAATTCTACCTTGTTGCAAGTCTGGTTCCTGGGAGTCCGTTCTGGGTGCAGGGGCACACTTGAGCACCTAATCGGCAAAGCTGGGTCACACCCAGGGACAAACCtcttggaggcccagggtctAGCGCCCCCTGAAATCTAACCTTGACACTGCAGAGCCCACACACCGTCATGGCGCAGGAAGATGCTGACACAAAGGACCACTGTGTTGGAAGCAAGATTCAGAGTGTGGCATGGCCACCAAGCCCTTAGTGCTCCACGTTCCACCCGGCACCGAGAGCGCTtgcttctccctccccagcctccctcaaGTCCACCAGCCTCCTCAGCCCCTCTGCACCCCCACACCACGGCCTGCTCTCTATCACCTGGACAGCCGTAACAACCCCTTCTCCACCCATGCAGATCCTGGTGCCTGCTGGCCCAGCTCGCTCAGCAAGCCCCCCACCTCTGACTCCATGTCCTCAGAAGGCGTTCACACTGCTTATAAGGCTCCAAGCTGGGAATCAGACCTGTGGGAAACTGGCAGGGCCCCTGATCTCTGAGCTTGGTTGCTCCAAGGGCTGGTGTGAGAAGTAACCAGTTACTGTACAGCAGGTACTGGGCACACAGTGACAGGCTGCCATGATAACAGCCTGGCCAACAGGCCTCAGCTTGTGTCCGCACCACTCACAGTGTCGCCCACCCCTAGTGCTCGCTCTGGTCATAAAAGTGACTTTGGATTGCCCCAGCACGCTCTGCTCTCTGGTGCCACCACACACGTGCTGGGCCTCTGCTGGACCCCAtcctccctctgtgcccagcTAATTCTAGCACTTACGCTTCAGTTCTCCCATAGCTGTTACTTTTTCTGAGATGCCTTCCCTGAACACCACATTCCTCATCCCAAAACTGGAATGGTGTGTCCCTATTTCCTTCCCACACAGTACGGAGAGCACCTATGGTAGTCCTTATGACCTGCTCGGTAACTGCCAATTTTCCTAACTGCCAACCCACCAAATGACAGTCTTTCCGGGCATCAGGAATATGTCTGTGCATCCTGCCTGAGTCCCAAGGCGCCTGCTCTGATGAACATGCATTTGTcaaaggaaggaacaaagaacTGAATGGAGTGGAGGTAAGCGCAGGTGGCCAGTTAACTCCTCCATTGTAGGCATGATTGTGAGTTCCAGGCTGGAACAGATCTGTgttcaaagaaaatcaaagaaaaaatagcctAAGAAAACTGCCTTGGGCCACGACCACCTCATCCAACCAGCCCAGGCCCTCGAGGCAGGAGGAGCTCACCATCCTCATCTCCAGGGTGACCCCACATGGCTGGTCTGGTCACAGACAGAGAAGGCGCCTCTGCCTCTAACATCTAAACATGGGCAACACCATTCACAGGACCATCCATGGGCTTGCAGAGAAGACAAGAATGGACCACCATCCCACAGTGGCCCAAAACAAACTCCCCTGAGACCGGGGGAAGCAGCCAAACAGAGGTCCCGCTTGGACAGCCTGGTGGCCCTGCTGCAGCATGCCGGCTCTCTGCTCGGCCTCAGCCTTGGCAGCAGAGCCTCACACAGCTCTCGGCACGAAGCCGGTGGCTCGGCCCCTGCCTCTCACCCTGTccactaatttaaaataaaaagatccaGGTTCAAGCAAAGCAGTGCtaacattttcagttttcagtgtgtttcttggcctctctgagcctcaggtcgGGGTGACAGTTCGTGACCTGCAGGGCACCAATTATTAGGGGGTTATTGTTGGTGCCAGATCTGGTCCTGCAGCAAGAAGAGGTGGATGGGGAAGGACGTCAGGCCACGAGGGATGAGTGACCGTACTGGATTGTGGCCAGAAAAGGTATTTTCCTAATGCTGTTGCCTCCTGCCCTACCCACAACATGCAGGTCTTCCGGAGGCTCTGCACTCAGCCTTGGCTGCTGCTCCTGAGTTTCCACAGAGACAAGGTTCTGGCACATCCTCACAGTGGGAAATGGAGACATCTGACGGCTTCTAGGTCTGGCACACGGGAGTGCTCAGAGGCACCTACAACTGGATTATCTGTGTTATACCCAGGAAGCCTGGTAAGTCAGGATAAGCATTTTAATGCCCCAAACTGATCAGTGCTCATCATCTCACACACATCAGGGGCTGCTGCCAGCACAGAAGGTCCTCTTTGCCCCAGTACACAGTTCCCAGACCCTCCCCTGAGCTTCCCTGCaccagaaacagaaacagaatataTGTGAAGCCTGCCACCTAGAGTCGAAGGGTCCATGGATTAGCTCCTGCGTCTACCTGCCTTTAGTTCAAGCCGAACCTATCCTTGAAGTAGAAAGTTAAATTTCCCTCTTTCCCCACTAGGTTTAGACAAGGAAAATTTAGGAAATCGACTTAAATTGCTCCTCAGTTCAGTTTGTGTTCCTTCAAATTAAAAGCTGAATCTGGAATCAGAATAACTGCATCCAGCAACGTGCAGCACATGTTAAAGGAGACCCGGGACGCACACCCCACGGTGATGCAGTGATTCCAGGTGTGCTGAGCATTCACTTCCCACATACGCAGGCAAAACATCACTCCCATATCCAATTTCTCTCCGCTCACATTGAGGATCAATTTTTCTCTCATGGAGAAATTAATTCACTTTTCCTAGTGTCCACCGCACTGCCTTCTGGAGGAAAACAACAGCCTCTAAAATGAAACCAGCATTAGGAGGAGCAGCTCTAAACCTGCTCCAGGACCCTGGAGGCAGAAACACGCGCACACCTCAGCCAAGGAAGAACACGCCGCCAGGAAGGTCAGTGCGGCGGGCTGCCCTTTAGCAACAAAAATGTGTGCGTTTGGCAAATGCCACCGTGGAAAACACAAACCAGGGATAAAAGACACACTGAGAGCTATTTCCCAAACTGGGAAATTTAAGAACACACGAACAGAGTTTACGCAGCGGCAGCAGGATCCTCATGAGAGCAATCTCATTAAGACACGGTAACCAAAACAGCGCTTTGTAGGTGTCCAggttaaggttaaaaaaatagcTGCAGCAGCGGGGTTAAggtaaaaatgttttatcttgCTAAAGAGTATCCTTCGCTCTCAGCGTATTACAACACAATTACACGTGTATTcaatttaaagtgaaaaacaagTTTACAAATCACTTCTGGATACTTGAAAATAAACACTAGGTTGAATTTCTTTTTGGCAGCACCAGCCTAAGCTCTGTAGCTTTGCAACATTTCAGAAACTTCAGGCATATTACAGTCGTCTGAGAAAGGCCCGGTGCTTCAGAATTCCCGGGGTGGCTGTGAAGAAAGAACATTCCTGGCAACAAATATGAAACAACTCAGGACCTGCGGGGTACAGCCCTAAGTACTCTTCCTGTTaacatatttacatttctttttggtttaaggaaaaaaatgcactTTACAGGGAAACTGTTTCAGCTGTTGATGGATGACTCTACAACCACATTTCCCTTTCTCACTGTATGTCTGGGGCCTGTATGTGAGGACAGAGTCAGGCAGCTCCATTCTCCCTGGTCCCCAAGGACCTCACCTGTGACACTCCCTCTACAAGCACAGGAAGACTGTTCTTCTTATTCAGGGGCTCTTTTTGTGGTGGAATTTGGAAAAACTGGGTTCCAACATCTTTTTAGGGAGACGCCAAGTATACTTTTCCATTCTTGTGGCTCTGCGTGCTTAAACAATCTGAGTGGCATAGAGGAATGGACCACAGAGTTGCTCACAGTATCCCAGGATGCCAGCTGCCCGAGCTGCAAACTGCAGACGCTCTTCTGGCCTCCGTCTGCATGTGGAATTTTACCCACCAGAAAGCATCATCAGAGCCCAAATCAGATACTTTAAACAGCTCAATGATGCTTTCCCTTTGGCTTCAAAAGCAATCATGACCAAACATTTTCAACCATGAAGCACAGTTGATTGGAATAATGAAAAACAccttttcaaaaaacatttaatgagGTAGCTGAGATCAAATATCAAAGCCACAGCATGTACACAGGTGCTTAGTGAGCGCTCAGCATTTTTACAGGTATTTTTAATGCAAACTGCTACAATGCCTAATAAATGCTCTTTCTTCCAAATTCCTGAGGGTGCATGCAAACTTGGCCAGAGGCCCCTGCAGAATGAGAGCAGCGGGAAGCTGGAGCAGGGAAGCtggacaggaggaagaggagggcgTCTGGGCATACAGCTTTGGCTGAAGAGGTAGTGCTCCCCGTGGAACTAAAACGCAGTGGGTGCCACAGAGAACAGACACCAAGTGAGGACAGATGGGCTGAAAAGGTGGCCTTGACTCTAGGCAGCAAGGAACCGCAGCCTGGGGCACTCTCATTAACACTGAGGCGACGTCAGAGCACCCATCCTTCCACGGCCCCTGGAACCACCCTCAGGAGGGAGTctggcctcctgctgcccctgtTGTGACCACCCTGGGTTCTGGGAAGGCCGCCGCTTGCAGCTGCTCGGCCTCCCCTTGAGTTCTCCTCGCTGTCTGCTCACACGCACAGGCTGCTTCTGGCTGAGCAGCTTTTTGGATGTCAACTTCAAATGCCTTCCACGTGGAGTCTTGCACAAAGGGAAAGGTGGCAAAACCAACCCTGGCAGTATGGATTTTGTGACTGTTTCAGCAACGTGAACATTCagagtttacacacacacacacacagatgcgcacacacgcgtgcacacgcGGAGGTGCCAGGCAGCAGTGCAGCAAGCTCAGGTGGGGCAGGAGTGGGCAGGtcacagggcctggggcagggttggggagggctggggaaggaacCCGGCTCCACCTTCGCCACCCTCCCTTTCCTGCCCTGGAAGCGGCAGCCAGCACAGCAGGGTACCAGCAGGAACACAGGGAGGACAAGCGGCAGGAAGGGGAAAGGCAGGCCGCAAACGGCTCTGCATTAGGTCTCTGTCATGTAGTTGCTGAAGGCCAGAGGAGGCACGGCCTGAAAGCTGCTCCACCGCCTCGCGCCAGGCTGGGACTCCACGCGCCCTTGCTCTTTATATTTACCCAGGATGTTTCTGGCTTCTTCTGCATCCCGCAAAGGGCTCTCTCCATATTCTTCCTT
This genomic interval carries:
- the DUSP22 gene encoding dual specificity protein phosphatase 22 isoform X5, which codes for MGNGMNKILPGLYIGNFKDARDAEQLSKNKVTHILSVHDSARPMLEGVKYLCIPAADSPSQNLLAGVSRSVTLVIAYIMTVTDFGWEDALHTVRAGRSCANPNLGFQRQLQDFEKHEVHQYRQWLKEEYGESPLRDAEEARNILDLFQPGTHNHAYNGGVNWPPALTSTPFSSLFLPLTNACSSEQAPWDSGRMHRHIPDARKDCHLVGWQLGKLAVTEQVIRTTIGALRTVWEGNRDTPFQFWDEECGVQGRHLRKSNSYGRTEA
- the DUSP22 gene encoding dual specificity protein phosphatase 22 isoform X4 → MLEGVKYLCIPAADSPSQNLCSSRRPEGDPQRTGKSMGCRTRHFKESIKFIHECRLRGEGCLVHCLAGVSRSVTLVIAYIMTVTDFGWEDALHTVRAGRSCANPNLGFQRQLQDFEKHEVHQYRQWLKEEYGESPLRDAEEARNILDLFQPGTHNHAYNGGVNWPPALTSTPFSSLFLPLTNACSSEQAPWDSGRMHRHIPDARKDCHLVGWQLGKLAVTEQVIRTTIGALRTVWEGNRDTPFQFWDEECGVQGRHLRKSNSYGRTEA